One Desulfatitalea tepidiphila genomic window, GCCGCGGTCTGGGTATCCACCTGGCTGATGGGATCGTCGAGCAGCAGGATGGGGGCATCGACCAGCAGGGCCCGTGCCAGGGCGATGCGTTGCTTCTGACCGCCTGACAGCAGGACTCCCTTTTCACCCACGCGCGTCTCCAGGCCGGCCGGCAGATGGGCCAACGTTTCGGTCAATCCGGCATCGGCCGCAACCTGGTCGAAACGGGCGGCGCAGTCGCGGGGGCAGCCGAACATCAGGTTCTCCCCCACTGTGCCGGCAAACAAAAAGGGCTCCTGGGGCACATAGGCCACCTGGCGGCGCAAGTCGGCCAGGTCGATGTCGCGCACATCCATCCCATCGATGGTCAACCGGCCCCGGGTGGCATCGTACAGCCGCGGCACCAGGCTCAGCAGGGTGCTCTTTCCGCTGCCCGGCGCCCCCACGATGCCCAGCACCTCACCGGGTCGGATCTCGAGCCGGATGTCGGACAGCACCGCATGGCGCGGATCTCGATCATAGGAGAAGGTGACGCCGTCGAACACGATGTCTCCCCGGACCGACGGCAGACGCTTGGCTGAGGAAGCATTGCGGATTTCGGGCTGCTGTTCGAAGATGGCGCCGAGGCGTTGCAGCGAGGCCCCCCCGCGCTGGATCAGGTTGGTCACCCAGCCCAGGGCCATCATGGGCCAGGAGAGCAGGCCGAGGTAGCTGATGAAGGCCACGAAATCGCCGGGCGTGATCTCGTTGAGGATCGCCTTGCGGCCGCCGAAATAGAGCACCACCGCCAGGCTCAGGTTGGTCAGCATGACCATCAGCGGGAAGAAAACCCCGGTCACCCCCACAAGCCGCATGTTCTGGGCCACATAGTCCCGTGACACGCTCTCCACCGCCGCCAGGGACGCCCCTTCGGCGTTGTGCGCCTTGATCATGCGCATGCCGGCCAGACGTTCCCGCACCGCTTCGGTCAAGTCCGAGAAAGCGGCCTGCACCCCCTGGTAGCGATGGTGCAGACGGCGCCCGAGCAATCGTGCGCTGAGCACCACCAGCGGCATGGGGATGAGCACGTAGAGGGTCAATTCCACGTGGATATAGAGCATGAAGCCGATGGCGGCGGCGCCCAGTACGATGGCATCGTTGAGCGCCACCAGCCCCATGCCGGCGGCCATGCGCACCTGCTGGATATCATTGGTGGCGTGGGCCATCAGGTCGCCGGTCTTGGTCCGGTCGAAAAATCCGGCCGACAGGGTCTGCAGATGGGTCAGCAGGCGGTTGCGCAAATCCGCCTCCAGGTACCGCGCCGTGCCGAGCAGGCAGCGCCGCCAGACATAGCGGAATCCGCCGATGAAAAGCGCCAGGACGGCGATGGCCGCCGCATAGCGCAGCAAGCCGCTCCCGCTGGCGCGCAGCAGGGTCAGGTCATCCACCGCCCACTTGATGACCCGCGGCACCATGAGCTGCAAGAAATCGACGATGATCAGGGAAACCAGTCCCAGGGCGATGACGCGCCAGCGTGAAACGAAATAGGGTTTGATGAGTTCACGGGGTTTCATGGGGACAGAAGTTTAAAGTGTAAAGTTTAAAGTGTAAAGCGGAGGTATTCTGTCGATTTATAACCAATGTCGTTTGCTTACTGCATATAGACGCTCCAATTTTGGGGGATACACTCAGCCCCAAGAATGTGGGTTTATGGTAACGGACGGTAGGACCACCCGAATCTCGTCGGGGCGAGTTTTACAGCCTGCCCCGCAACCTCCGCTCGAGTTAAGAATGACGACACGTTACATCGCCATCAATTTTAAACGATAGAATTCCTTCACTTAAAACTTAACACTTCAAACTTTAAACTTATTCATCCCTCGACCATCGCCTTTCCGAAAAAACCAGGTGATAACCTAA contains:
- a CDS encoding ABC transporter ATP-binding protein, giving the protein MKPRELIKPYFVSRWRVIALGLVSLIIVDFLQLMVPRVIKWAVDDLTLLRASGSGLLRYAAAIAVLALFIGGFRYVWRRCLLGTARYLEADLRNRLLTHLQTLSAGFFDRTKTGDLMAHATNDIQQVRMAAGMGLVALNDAIVLGAAAIGFMLYIHVELTLYVLIPMPLVVLSARLLGRRLHHRYQGVQAAFSDLTEAVRERLAGMRMIKAHNAEGASLAAVESVSRDYVAQNMRLVGVTGVFFPLMVMLTNLSLAVVLYFGGRKAILNEITPGDFVAFISYLGLLSWPMMALGWVTNLIQRGGASLQRLGAIFEQQPEIRNASSAKRLPSVRGDIVFDGVTFSYDRDPRHAVLSDIRLEIRPGEVLGIVGAPGSGKSTLLSLVPRLYDATRGRLTIDGMDVRDIDLADLRRQVAYVPQEPFLFAGTVGENLMFGCPRDCAARFDQVAADAGLTETLAHLPAGLETRVGEKGVLLSGGQKQRIALARALLVDAPILLLDDPISQVDTQTAAVIVAAIRRMAGRKTILIASHRLSAVRFADQIVTLDNGRLVEAGTHEQLLSTGGYYARVHGLQELEHAR